A section of the Kluyveromyces lactis strain NRRL Y-1140 chromosome F complete sequence genome encodes:
- a CDS encoding uncharacterized protein (some similarities with uniprot|Q03695 Saccharomyces cerevisiae YMR206W Hypothetical ORF): MDQHRTNRPITAQLEVHYSKNGKPGDSKIVGTLLRVQQHPDGVDDFEPLNACAFGEESQNPSLQTEISKNMKVCDLYQCVHSRHYHHHDDWFVHVPACARRFSESNLTRLPGHYLELREQQQGHHQNSIQRPASESTLSSPSLKCRSRRTASCSSAGLGFGSEVLPTLMESETSEFTPENPFRKHYSMENSVDNTSYSENTGSLTLADNQDNDDKQKTSNEYYDYNYDYDYNDEYNSNSPSESRSITEKQPVSPRNSMHACKIDFPTKCTEDDSSQCSLDLSSPCTNHHHRRNSLAVKFQKPRYRSV; this comes from the coding sequence ATGGATCAGCATCGAACGAATAGACCTATTACGGCACAGTTGGAAGTACATTATTCTAAGAACGGGAAACCAGGTGATTCAAAGATCGTTGGGACGTTGTTGCGGGTTCAACAGCATCCTGACGGAGTGGACGATTTCGAACCACTTAACGCATGCGCATTTGGTGAGGAGTCTCAGAATCCTTCCTTGCAAACGGaaatatccaaaaacaTGAAGGTCTGCGACTTGTACCAGTGCGTACATAGCcgtcattatcatcatcatgaCGACTGGTTTGTACATGTTCCTGCTTGTGCACGGAGATTCAGCGAAAGTAATTTGACACGACTCCCTGGTCATTATCTAGAGTTACGCGAACAACAGCAGGGGCATCACCAGAATTCAATCCAGCGTCCCGCATCAGAATCCACATTGTCAAGTCCTTCGCTCAAGTGTCGGTCAAGAAGAACGGCTTCTTGCTCAAGTGCTGGCTTGGGTTTTGGTTCTGAGGTGTTACCTACGTTAATGGAGTCAGAGACGTCTGAATTTACCCCAGAAAACCCCTTCAGAAAGCATTATAGCATGGAGAACAGTGTAGATAATACCAGTTACTCTGAAAATACAGGTTCGCTAACTCTAGCGGACAATCAGGATAATGATGACAAGCAAAAAACTAGCAATGAATATTACGACTACAATTACGATTACGACTATAATGACGAATACAATAGCAATTCGCCTTCTGAATCAAGGTCCATTACTGAAAAACAACCTGTTTCTCCAAGGAATTCAATGCACGCATGCAAGATCGATTTCCCCACCAAATGCactgaagatgattctTCGCAATGTTCACTCGATTTGTCTTCTCCATGCACAAATCATCACCATAGAAGGAATTCTCTAGCGGTCAAGTTCCAGAAACCGCGTTACAGATCAGTATGA